The Oscillatoria sp. FACHB-1407 nucleotide sequence CCGCGAATTCATTCGCCGGGTGCTTAAACCGAACTGACGTTATACCAAATCAAATGGTGTTCAAGACAGATATCGGTAGGGGCAGGTTTTGCAGATAAGTGCTTGGGTTTGCCGTTAGTAAACAGCTAAACCCGCCCCTACGAGCGTCCGCATTTGCACTGGAAACCATTTAAAGTGGCATTAGTTAGGATGGGGTTCAGCGCTTCGACGTGGGTGGCTCAGGCGAATGGTGGAACTCTCTGACCAAAGCTATAGCGATCGCCAAAACCGTTAGGACATTGAATTTTGAGTCCTGCCGAGAGAGATACGATGAATCGCGTCTGTCCTGTTGAGTGCCTCGTCTATATAATTGCGATGTCAACCGTTCGGGATCAAGAGTTCTGCTGGTTCTCCTCTCCCGTTGCCGCTTGATCTTTGAGTTGATTTTTATCGTCCTTCTTTCCCTTTAACTCCGGGGCGATGGGTAGGACGCGATCGCAAAAGAACAGAGTGCCTGCGCCTACACAAACGGGAATGGCGAGGAGATTGAGGAAGGGAACGCTAACTAGAAACAGGCAACCGAGGGCAAAGGTAGCACTGGCGGGCAGGCTGCGGCGGATAACGCCAAGCTTGTCTCGAAAGCGGAGGCGACGACGTTCGAGGGCAGGGTCGAGAAAGTCGAGACAGACAATGGTAGCCGCGATCGCAATGCCGCCAATGGTGGCGATCGCCGTTCCCAATCCAGGAAGGAAATTCAGGAACAATAGGGGTAGTCCAATTCCCAGGGTAATGACCAGCTTTTTCAGTTCATACTGAATGGCGCGTCCCACATCGCGAAAGATCCCTAAAACGTTGGACTCAGCCACGGGGAGATGCCCCGTTTGCAGTTTCTCTAATTCCTCCGACAACTTGCCATACCACGGTGCGCCCAACAACACGCCAAATTGCAGCAGCACAAACCCGGTGGCAATTAGCAACAGGACGACCAGAATGGCGTAGATCAACCAACCAAAGGCGATCGCCAACCAGTCCAGGGATTGACTGACCCAAACAGGCAGGTTTTGCAGCCACAGCAACCAGGCAGGGACGTTGAGGTTCCAGGCTGAAAAGTTGGGAATCCAGGCAGGCAGGTTAGCCGTGACCGATTCGATCGCCTCAAACCCCGCCAACAGCAAACTGGTGTAGAGGGTTAACCCAACAACCACATTCACGACGATGGGAATCAGCACATATCCCCGCAGTTGGGGAGTGGTGATTAATAGTCCGAGCGATCGCAGCGGGTAGGTAATCCCTGCAAAAATCCCCCAGACCCCTTGGGCTGGCTTTAACTCCCCTTTGGCGTTTGTCACAGCAAAACCTCTACGTTGTCAGTTTCTACAGTGGTGCGAATCCAGGTCAAGATTTCGTCATTGACGCGATCGGCAGACTCATCATAAGAGCAATGCCCCGCTCCGGCTAACTCTACCAATCTCACATTGGGGTTAAGGGCTGGCAGTTGCCTTCCCCAAGTCAGGGGAATAATCTTATCCTGGTCGCCCCACAATACTAAAACAGGCATTTTAAGACCCGGTAATAGGGTTTTTGTATCAGGGCTAAAGTCAACCCGGGTACGGGCTTTGACCAACCGTACCAGTACCTTCGCGGCTCCGCGATCGATCGCAGGCATCGTAAAACTGGAAACTAACTCCTCGGTCACGTTAGTCTTCTCGGTATAGATCTTTTGCAATACCGATCGAATAAACGACGGCTGACGAATCAAGCGAAATAATGGATTAATAATTAACGGGGAGGCAAACATCCCCTCGATCGCCCCAACAATGGGTTGCAACCACTGAGGCAATAGCTCCTGACGCGATGATGGCAGTGTAATCAGCACCAAGCCTTTCGCCATCTCTGGATGGTTGACTGCCGCGACTAACGCCACCAAGGCTCCCAAGGAGTGACCGACAAAGATGGTGGGTTTGCCGATGAACTGCTGCCAAAACTCGTAGACCTGCTCTGCCCACAAGCTGACGTTATACCCTGTGACGGCTTTCTCCGACGCTCCAAACCCCAGAAAGTCGAGGGCATACACTGTACGGGACTGACTCAAAGGAATCAGGTTCGATCGCCACTGGGTTAAAGCTGCTCCAAACCCATGCAGAAAAACCAACGGTGCGGTTTCAACGGTAGTGGGTTCGAGCGATTGCAAATGGGTATAACGAATCTGCCAACCTCGCCAAATCCAATCGCGCTGAGAGCCAAGTTGGGTGTGCCAGGGATGGAGGACTCGCTTGGGCATGGTAAAAAAGAAAAATGAAGATCGAAGATTGAATGGATGTGTGGAATGCTCGTAGGGGCGTTTTGCGAAACACCCTTACTCTCGTTCCCAGCCTCCTGGCTGGGAATGCCGGGTTAGCGGCTCTGCCGCTGCATCTGAGAGGAGGCAAGCCTCCCAATCTACGTTCCCTAGTAAAGCCTGAGGAACAAGACTGTTAGGGTTCAGGGCTTTGTGTGTACAAGTTTAGGTATGCCCCAGAAAAAGTCTTGCAACAGCCCCTAATCTTCATTTTGCAGGTTTTAAGGTTGTCTTGTGCAGTTCAAGATTGCTCAGAAGTCGGAGTTTTTAGGAAAACGTTGGCTTCTAATACGATTTAAAGAGTTTTGTAGGCAAATCAGAGTTAGGAAGGGGTTTGGCATTGCGCAACCCGTACAAGCATTTGTTGTATTGTCAATTCAAATTGGTATTACATAACCCTTTTGAAGCGCGATCGCAGGGGTTGGACGGAGCAAAAGATATCTCCATATATGCACCCATTGAAATAGGCATACATTGACAATTAACAATTAACCATTGACCATCAACTCAGCACTTTTAGGATTGTTGCCCCTATCGCCGCTCGCCCGATTTGGGCAGGATAATAAATACACATCTACCGACAGCCTGATATGAGCCTTTGCATTAATCCCCGCTGTCCACAACCCGATCATCCTGCTAACGATGGCAGTCGCTTTTGCGAAAGTTGCGGTTCTCATTTGGTGTTGCAGCAGCGATATCGCGTGTTGCGGTTGCTCAGCGATAAAAGCGGGTTTGGCAAAGTCTATGAAGCGTATGAGCGCAGTGTTCCCAAAATTCTCAAAGTGCTGAAAGAGAATCACAGCACCAATCCCAAAGCGGTTGAGTTGTTTCAACAGGAAGCGGAGGTGTTGAGCCAGCTATATCATCCCGGCATTCCTTTGATTGAGCCTAACGGCTACTTCCAGTTTCAGCCGAAGGATGGGACGGGGGTGTTGCATTGCATCATTATGGAGAAAATTGATGGACCTAATCTGCGCGAATGGATGAAGCAGCAGGGCAACAACCCCATCAGCCAACGGCAGGCAATGAATTGGCTGCAACAGATTACCGAAGTGTTGCATCTGGTGCATCTGAAGAATTACTTTCATCGGGATATCAAGCCCGATAACTTGATGTTGCGATCCAACGGACAGTTAGTGCTGGTCGATTTTGGGGCGGCACGAGAGATGACGTATACCTATCTGGCGCAACTTAGCGGCGGTTCAACGGGGGTAACGCGCATCAGTTCAGCGGGTTACACTCCACCTGAGCAGGAGTATGGACAAGCCGTGCCCCAGTCTGACTTTTATGCGTTGGGACGTACTTTTATCTATTTATTAACGGCTAAACTGCCGACGGATAGTGGGATTTATGACTCATTGAACAACGAATTTCGGTGGCGAGATCATGCACCGCAGATTTCCTCTCCGTTTGCTGACTTTATCGATCGCTTGGTATCACCCAGAGCCAGCGATCGCCCCAAAAATACGCAAGATATTCTGGATGAGTTAGCTCGGATTGCCGCTGACGTCGGGCAACCTGCACCCACCCCGATTGCTCCAACGGTGATCAAGACCTTCAATGACTCAGGGACGGTTGCTCAAGCCTCGGCTCCAAAATGGACTCAAATCGGGTCTAAGCGATGGTTGATGGGCGGAGTCGCTGCTCTGGTTGTGGTGTTGGGGGGTGTGGGTGGATGGCAGATTTATCAAAGTATGGCGGGGGGCAGTAGTGAGGCGATCGCCATTACTCAAACCCTTTCAGGTCACACGGGTGAACTCAAGTGTCTCTTATTGGGTCCAGCAGGAACCCATCTGATCAGCGGCAGTGTGGATGCCACCATTCGGATTTGGGATGCCACAACAGGACAGTTGGTGCAGACGCTAGAAGGGCACACTAGCTTCATCAACGCCTTGATCGTCAGCCCAAACGGCAAGAACTTAGTGAGTGGCAGTGCCGATGCCACCATTCGGATTTGGGACTTGCAAACAGGGGAAACGATTCGCACCCTGCAAGACTCCACCTTCATCAATACTCTGGATATCAGCCCCGATGGTAAAACTCTCGTCAGTGGGGATGCCGATAACACCATCAAGCTCTGGAATTTTGCGACGGGCGAGGAGCTACAGACGTTGCGATCGCACACCAGCCCGGTCAATTCCATTGTGTTTACCCCTGACGGCAAGAACTTGATCAGCGGCAGTGCAGACAGCACTGTAAAACTGTGGGATGTGCAGACGGGTGAGGTGATTCGCACATTTGAAGGACACGCTAGCCCGATCAACGCGGTTGAGGTGAGTCCAGATGGCAGTACGGTGGTCAGTGCTAGTGCTGATAGGACTGTAAAAGTTTGGGATCGGCAAACCGGTGAATTGATTCACACGTTGCAAGATACAAGTTACGTCAACGCTGTGGTCATTAGCCCCGATGGCACTACCCTCATCAGTAGCAATGCCGATGGCACCATCAAAGTTTGGGATCTGGCGGAGGGTAAGTTGCGGCGCACCCTGACAGGCTACAAAGACCCGATTAACTTCTTTGTCGTAGATTTTAACCGTGAGATGATGGGCACTGGTAGCCATAGTCGAGATATCAAACTATGGCAGTTTGAATTAGAAGAGTAACTCCTAGTATCTTTAAGAATTGCCAAAATAGTGTTAATAAACACTGCTGATCCTATCGATCTATTGCAGCATGACTAGAGAAGCCATAGGAGTGAGTTGGAGTGAACGCAGCAGAACAAGCACTCGGTCTTGAAGCCACCACTAAAATTGCTGCCGTGGTGAATTTATTCAAGGCGCAGTTTCCCGATGTCAAGGCTGACCTCAAACCGTGGGTCAACGATCCTGACATTCAAGACCTGGTTGATCCTGACTCGATTGATATTGGGTTTCATTTGCCAGGTTGGAGTCGCTTGTGTCAGAGCCGCAGCATTCTGGTGCAGATTCGCTTCTACACTGACCCAGTCACGGATTTACGACGGGCGATTGGGGTTGAGGCGGCAGGTTTCACTCATCTAGGCGAACAGTGGCGACTCTCTACAATTGAGAGTTGGCAATTTGTCGGCAATACTCAGCCTGTGGATGAGGTGAAGGAAAAACTTAAGCTGGTGTGTCGGCAGATCGTGGAGTTGTTTAACAGTGCGGCGAGCCAGTAGTACCCATTGGGGGGTTGGCTGTGTTTGAGAAAATCTTTTACTTTCAAGGAAAGTGGGCATCGGGAATGGGTTTATTTTCCCTGTCTGCAAACAGGTGGCGATCGCTGCCATAAAGTCGCACCCGTAAAGCAAGCTATGGCTTTGGTCAGAAAGCTTAAGGCAAAGGCAATGACTCAAACCTGGATGCTGGGAAAGCTTCCTGACTCACCTCTGCCCCATCAAATGGGGCTACGGCTATACGTTAGAGTTTGGGGTGAGGATCAGTGGCAGGATAGGAGCCCTTGAATTGCCTTTGAATCTGCCGAATGTCAGGTCAAAACCGCAGTAGAATGCGGTTTGTCTGGTTTCTCAAACGACGTCAAAACTCATGAACCCAGTTGATCTAGCCTTTACCCCCGCATTGGAGCAAGCTGCTCTCATTCGCCATGGGGAGATATCACCCTTGGAGTTGACCCAGCTTTATCTAGAGCGGATTGAGCGACTAAACCCGATTCTGGGTAGCTATTTTGTGGTGATGGCAGACCAGGCGATCGCGGATGCTAGAGCAAAAACAGAGCTACTGGCGCAACGGACAATATCTTCTGCTTCAGAGGGCTTGCCTCCCTTTTTTGGGGTGCCGATTTCTATTAAAGATTTGTCTCCCGTCTTGGGTGCGCCGTGTAGTTATGGTGTCGGCATCTTGAAAAACCGTCCCTCCACAGAAGATGCGGGCATTGTCACTAAAATTCGAGAAGCCGGATTTGTCATTCTTGGTAAGACTGCCACTTCGGAACTTGGCTCTACACCCTACACCGAGCCACGAGGCTTTCCTCCGGCTCGTAATCCCTGGAATCCAGACTACACTCCTGGAGGTTCCAGTGGTGGAGCCGCCGCCTCTGTTGCTGCGGGGTTGTCTCCTGTAGCGCATGGTTCTGACGGAGGGGGGTCGATTCGTGGTCCGGCGGCTTGTTGCGGTCTGGTGGGCATCAAACCTGCACGAGGTCGCGTTTCCCATGCGCCTTTGGGAGATAAGTTGAGTGGGTTGGCGATCGATGGTCCCTTTGCTCGAACCGTGTCAGATGCAGCAGCATTGTTGGATGTTTTAGCTGGATACGTCCCCGGTGACCCTTACTGGTTGCCAGACCCACCCCAATCATTTCTGTCAGCGACCCAACAATCGGTTAAAACGCTGCGGATTGCCTTCACGACTAATATTCCCCCCGTTGGCAAGTTCCATCCAGTCTATGAGCAGACGGTGTTAGACACGGTTGCTCTGTTGGAAGAGCTTGGACATCAGGTAGAGCCAATTGAGCTAGATTTCACCGAATTGGCGGAACCCCTGATTAAGGTTTGGCAAGCTGGAGTCG carries:
- a CDS encoding EI24 domain-containing protein; the protein is MTNAKGELKPAQGVWGIFAGITYPLRSLGLLITTPQLRGYVLIPIVVNVVVGLTLYTSLLLAGFEAIESVTANLPAWIPNFSAWNLNVPAWLLWLQNLPVWVSQSLDWLAIAFGWLIYAILVVLLLIATGFVLLQFGVLLGAPWYGKLSEELEKLQTGHLPVAESNVLGIFRDVGRAIQYELKKLVITLGIGLPLLFLNFLPGLGTAIATIGGIAIAATIVCLDFLDPALERRRLRFRDKLGVIRRSLPASATFALGCLFLVSVPFLNLLAIPVCVGAGTLFFCDRVLPIAPELKGKKDDKNQLKDQAATGEENQQNS
- a CDS encoding alpha/beta fold hydrolase, which produces MPKRVLHPWHTQLGSQRDWIWRGWQIRYTHLQSLEPTTVETAPLVFLHGFGAALTQWRSNLIPLSQSRTVYALDFLGFGASEKAVTGYNVSLWAEQVYEFWQQFIGKPTIFVGHSLGALVALVAAVNHPEMAKGLVLITLPSSRQELLPQWLQPIVGAIEGMFASPLIINPLFRLIRQPSFIRSVLQKIYTEKTNVTEELVSSFTMPAIDRGAAKVLVRLVKARTRVDFSPDTKTLLPGLKMPVLVLWGDQDKIIPLTWGRQLPALNPNVRLVELAGAGHCSYDESADRVNDEILTWIRTTVETDNVEVLL
- a CDS encoding WD40 repeat domain-containing serine/threonine-protein kinase; translated protein: MSLCINPRCPQPDHPANDGSRFCESCGSHLVLQQRYRVLRLLSDKSGFGKVYEAYERSVPKILKVLKENHSTNPKAVELFQQEAEVLSQLYHPGIPLIEPNGYFQFQPKDGTGVLHCIIMEKIDGPNLREWMKQQGNNPISQRQAMNWLQQITEVLHLVHLKNYFHRDIKPDNLMLRSNGQLVLVDFGAAREMTYTYLAQLSGGSTGVTRISSAGYTPPEQEYGQAVPQSDFYALGRTFIYLLTAKLPTDSGIYDSLNNEFRWRDHAPQISSPFADFIDRLVSPRASDRPKNTQDILDELARIAADVGQPAPTPIAPTVIKTFNDSGTVAQASAPKWTQIGSKRWLMGGVAALVVVLGGVGGWQIYQSMAGGSSEAIAITQTLSGHTGELKCLLLGPAGTHLISGSVDATIRIWDATTGQLVQTLEGHTSFINALIVSPNGKNLVSGSADATIRIWDLQTGETIRTLQDSTFINTLDISPDGKTLVSGDADNTIKLWNFATGEELQTLRSHTSPVNSIVFTPDGKNLISGSADSTVKLWDVQTGEVIRTFEGHASPINAVEVSPDGSTVVSASADRTVKVWDRQTGELIHTLQDTSYVNAVVISPDGTTLISSNADGTIKVWDLAEGKLRRTLTGYKDPINFFVVDFNREMMGTGSHSRDIKLWQFELEE
- a CDS encoding amidase, yielding MNPVDLAFTPALEQAALIRHGEISPLELTQLYLERIERLNPILGSYFVVMADQAIADARAKTELLAQRTISSASEGLPPFFGVPISIKDLSPVLGAPCSYGVGILKNRPSTEDAGIVTKIREAGFVILGKTATSELGSTPYTEPRGFPPARNPWNPDYTPGGSSGGAAASVAAGLSPVAHGSDGGGSIRGPAACCGLVGIKPARGRVSHAPLGDKLSGLAIDGPFARTVSDAAALLDVLAGYVPGDPYWLPDPPQSFLSATQQSVKTLRIAFTTNIPPVGKFHPVYEQTVLDTVALLEELGHQVEPIELDFTELAEPLIKVWQAGVDMGVPWIFLGKLNRWLLRRSRSNSGGVYLRALMQMQSFARRLVVTLDPIDVLVLPIFMHPVIRVGEWAPLRAAKQFEKIVNWVAPCPPFNATGQPAIALPMGLDPNGLPIGIQFIGRPADETTLISLAAQIEQAKPWIHRRPALCAE